The Nycticebus coucang isolate mNycCou1 chromosome 5, mNycCou1.pri, whole genome shotgun sequence genome window below encodes:
- the SEC22B gene encoding vesicle-trafficking protein SEC22b, translating into MVLLTMIARVADGLPLAASMQEDEQSGRDLQQYQSQAKQLFRKLNEQSPTRCTLEAGAMTFHYIIEQGVCYLVLCEAAFPKKLAFAYLEDLHSEFDEQHGKKVPTVSRPYSFIEFDTFIQKTKKLYIDSRARRNLGSINTELQDVQRIMVANIEEVLQRGEALSALDSKANNLSSLSKKYRQDAKYLNMRSTYAKLAAVAVFFIMLIVYVRFWWL; encoded by the exons ATGGTATTGCTAACAATGATTGCCCGGGTGGCGGACGGGCTCCCGCTGGCCGCCTCAATGCAGGAAGACGAACAG TCTGGCCGGGACCTTCAACAGTACCAGAGTCAAGCTAAGCAACTCTTTCGAAAGTTGAATGAACAGTCTCCTACCAGATGTACCTTGGAAGCAGGAGCTATGACTTTTCA TTACATTATTGAACAGGGGGTATGTTATTTGGTTTTGTGTGAAGCAGCCTTTCCTAAGAAGTTGGCTTTTGCCTACCTAGAAGATTTGCACTCAGAATTTGATGAACAGCATGGGAAGAAGGTGCCCACTGTGTCTAGACCCTATTCCTTTATTGAGTTTG ATACCTTCATTCAGAAAACCAAGAAGCTCTACATTGATAGTCGCGCTCGGAGAAACCTAGGCTCCATCAACACTGAATTACAAGATGTGCAGAGGATCATGGTGGCCAATATTGAAGAGGTGTTACAACGGGGAGAAGCACTCTCAG CATTGGATTCAAAGGCTAACAATTTATCCAGTCTCTCCAAGAAGTACCGCCAGGACGCGAAGTACTTGAACATGCGTTCCACTTACGCCAAACTTGCAGCAGTAGCTGTATTTTTCATCATGTTAATAGTGTATGTGCGGTTCTGGTGGCTGTGA